A stretch of the Lineus longissimus chromosome 10, tnLinLong1.2, whole genome shotgun sequence genome encodes the following:
- the LOC135494283 gene encoding uncharacterized protein LOC135494283, which translates to MASNSKDKLYHCEMCDMDFKKITFSRHKLLYYDFENNAWKHHEVSRFNARAGFLPKLTRHRAAGYNPFEDISSSSDSDDSVHVSVASQFEDDALNAVEGDGLDDLNKVAAAAVPAADHIIDHDDFMEFVSDEDVDEVSSTAGEDDRCEQDEGLSESEDEEVVEDSDEELEDFRILPANNTGTRKSKCEFVNTLLFYVVYFISYWQASVNVSDNAVEWLLQFHFQLFSFIGCNVDHRYLSEFAVLFPTSMYMLRQLAEIDRDDVTRGMEFQIFAMNGRIMLILTPR; encoded by the exons ATGGCTTCCAACTCGAAGGATAAACTGTACCATTGTGAAATGTGTGATATGGACTTTAAGAAGATAACCTTCTCACGTCACAAGCTGTTATACtatgattttgaaaacaatgcTTGGAAGCATCATGAAGTGTCCCGTTTCAATGCACGTGCTGGCTTCCTGCCCAAACTGACACGACATAGAGCTGCTGGGTACAATCCGTTTGAAGATATAAGCTCATCCTCTGACTCTGACGATT ctgtacatgtatctgttgcGTCCCAATTTGAAGATGATGCATTGAATGCAGTTGAAGGTGATGGGCTAGATGATTTGAACAAAGTAGCTGCAGCAGCAGTTCCAGCAGCTGACCATATTATC GATCATGACGACTTTATGGAATTTGTCAGTGATGAAGATGTTGACGAGGTTTCAAGTACTGCTGGTGAAGACGACCGATGCGAGCAGGACGAAGGTTTATCCGAATCGGAAGACGAGGAAGTCGTGGAGGATTCAGATGAGGAGCTTGAAGATTTCCGAATTCTACCTGCAAATAACACTGGCACGAGAAAATCAAAATGTGAATTTGTGAACACACTATTATTCTATGTTGTATACTTTATATCATACTGGCAGGCATCTGTAAATGTAAGTGACAATGCGGTTGAATGGCTGTTGCAATTCCACTTCCAGTTGTTCAGTTTCATTGGCTGTAATGTAGATCACCGGTATCTGTCAGAATTCGCTGTTCTTTTCCCAACAAGCATGTATATGTTGCGACAATTAGCAGAGATTGACAGGGATGATGTTACTCG AGGAATGGAATTCCAGATCTTTGCGATGAATGGAAGAATCATGTTGATTTTAACACCCCGGTAG